The Natronospira proteinivora genomic sequence GATTCTCGCCCGCACCAGCACCATCGGCCTGTTGGAGGCCCTGGCCGAGGCCGGCTGTATTGAGCGGGCCCAGGCCGAGACCCTGGCCGAGGCCGCCGAGCAGCTGAGAGCGGCCATCCATGCCCGGACCCTGGCGGGGGATCGGGCCATCCGACAGGCCGAATCCCTGGCCGAGGTACGTAGCGAGGTGGCCCGGATCTGGGATCAGACTCTGGTATAATTGCCAGGCTTTCCGGGCGGCCCGCGATCGGGCCGGGTTCAATCTTTTGGAGGTTGCTGTGGCAGATAACAAGGCCGAGGCGGTTGCCCGTAATCAGGCGACGCCCAACGATCAAATGCGCTATGAAGTGAGCCGGGAGGATTTTCCCGTGCATTGCCCCCAGCCCAGCATGAGTCTCTGGAATTCCCACCCCCGGGTCTACATCCCGGTGGCCGAGCAGGGTGAGGCCCGCTGTCCTTATTGTGGCGCGCTATACGTTCTGACCGATCGCTGATCCGGTCATGGCCGCGCCCGCTGCCCTGTTTGCCCCCGTCAGTGGCCCGGGCGGTTCCGGTGAGTACTACCGCTGCCTGGCCATCGCCCGCGCACTCCAGGCCCGTTGTCCCGAGCTGGACATCCATTTCCTGATTCACCAGGAGGTGAGTCTGGAACGGGACGAACGCTTCCATTACCACCCCATTCCGGACAGCCCCACAAAGTCGGTGGGGGAGGTGGTGGAAGCCTTGCGCCGGATTCGCCCGTCGCTGGTTCTGTTTGATTCCGCCGGTCGCATGACCCAGTTCCGCGCCGCCCGTCGGGTGGGCGCCAAACTGGCCTGGCTGAGTGATCGCCCCAACAAGCGCTGGAAGGGCTTTCGCTGGCGGATGATGGCCTTGCTGGATCTGCATCTGATGGCGGCCTCAGGCCAGGCCAATCCCCGTCTGGGTCTCCTGGAACGTTTCAAGCTTCGCTTCTTTCCCCGCCTGCGCACCCGGTTTTTCAGCGGCATTGCCCCGGCCCCGGATGCGGACCGCCGACGGGCCCTGTGCCAGGCCCATGATCTGCCCGAATCCGATTATGTGATCCTGGCGCCGGGGGGGGGCGGTTATACCCACCAGGGGCGCCCGGTGCCCGAGATCATGCTGGACGCAGCCTCCCGCATCCATGAACAGACCGGACTAGCCTGCGTGATGGTCATGGGCCCCCAGTACCGGGGCGACAGCCATGAGCATGAGACGGTGCGGGTGATCGACAGCCTGCCCACCGAGGACCTGACCCAGCTGCTGCACGGGGCGCGCCTGGCGGTGATCGGGGCCGGCAGCATGATGACCGCCCAGACCCTGTCCCTGGAAGTGCCGGCGGTGATAGTCCCGGCCGGCGGCGACGATCAGCCGCCTCGGATCGCCGATTTCTCCCGCCGCGGCCTGGCCACCGCCGCCAGCATGGATGAACAGTCCATCACCGATGCCGCCGTGGCCCTGGCTCAAGACCCGGATCGCCAGCGCCAACAGCAGCAAGCGGTTCACGCCGTCGGCATCCGCAATGACGTTGTCGACGTCGCCAAGACCCTCCAGGCCCTAATCGAAAAACACGCCTAAAGCCTTGTCGATTTCCGGCTGCCTCCTTCGACCAGTCAATGGGAGGGATGCGTTTCCAGTGGGACGTATGCCGCTATTGTTCTTGACGGGCAGGAGGAATCAGCGTGAAAGAGGTGAATATCTATCTCAATTTCCCGGGCACCACCGAGGCGGCCTTCAATTTCTACCGCAGCATTTTCGGGGGCGAGTTCATGGGCGGCATCATGCGTTTTCGGGATTTCCCCCCGATGGAAGGCATGGAAGACTGGCCGGCCATGAAGGAAGAAGAGCTGGACCTGGTGGGTCATGTATCACTTCCAATTACCGAACACACCACCCTGATGGGAACCGATATGGTTTCAAACATGCCGGGTCAGCTGGTCAGCGGTAACAATTTCCAGATCACCCTGGAGACCGATAGCGCCGAGGAGGCCGAGGTGCTTTTTGGCAAGTTGTCTGAAGGTGGCCGGGTTGTGATGCCCTTGAGCGAAACCTTCTGGGCGGAACAGTTCGGTGCCTGTGTGGACCCCTTTGGCGTGCATTGGCAGCTAAACTACACGGGCAGCCGTGTCATGCCCACTTAAGCATCGGTGCCGGAGAGGTCGGCTTTATTCTATACTGATGCCGTGCTTGCAATGTCATAAGGAGGGAAGCATGAGCACGAAGGAAACCTGCAAGGGGGCTTGCCTGTGTGGTGCGGTGCGTGTCTCGGCCACCATCAAAAGCCGTGATATTGGTGCCTGTCATTGCGCCATGTGTCGTCAGTGGGGCGGCGGTGGACCCATGTTTGCGGTTGAATGCGAAGAGGATGTGGCTTTCGAGGGCGAGGACCATGTTGCCCTGTTCAGCTCCTCGGAATGGGCGGAGCGGGGTTTTTGCCGTGCTTGCGGCACCCATCTCTTCTATCGCTTGAAGGAAGGCGGGCATTACGCCCTTCCGGTGGGCTTGCTGGGGGATGATATCCAGTGGCGGTTCACCGATCAGATCTTCATCGATCGCAAGCCGGCCTTCTATGATTTTTCCCAGGACACGAGAAATCTCACCGAGCAGCAGGTCTTCGAACTCTTCGCCGGCGATTGAAGGGCTGAGGGGGCCTACTTTTTGACGTGCTTGCCCCCGGTCCAGCCGCCGGGGGACAGCACCCGGTTGCCCAAGTCCTTGGGGCTGTCTTCCAGGTCGGTGGCCATGGAATCATTCCAGCGGTTGAGAAAGCCGTAAAGACTAACCGCGCCCAGGATCTCCACGATCTGGCCCTCGTCCCAGTGTTCCCGCAGGCGGGCAAAGAGCTCGGCGTCCACGGCATTGGGTACCGAGCCCGCCGCCAGGGCAAAGTCCAGGGCCACCCGCTCGGCTTCACTGAAATGGGGGCTGGTCTGGTACGCCCAGACAGCTTCTACTTTCTCCGAGGGCACCCCCTTGATCTGGGCGGCAACCAGGGAATGGGCCTCGCAATACTGACAGCCCGCCGCCCGGCTGGCGAAGTGGGCAATCAGGCGCTTAAAGCCTGCATCCACGCTGCCCTCGGGGTCCATCACCGCCTTGGTCAGCTCCCCGAAGCCCTTCACCATCTTCGGCCGGCGCTGCATGGTCAGCAGGCTGTTGGGCACAAACCCCAGGATGTCCTCGAAAATGGCGAAGTCCTCCGCCAGTTCCGGCGTGGTGTCTTTCGACAAGGGTTTCATATGGGCCATGTTGTCGGCTCCTGTCTCGGGTTCACTATCCAGATCTCATGCCGTAGGAGCGGATTTATCCGCGATTAGCTTTCCAATGCCACGGTGGTGCTCACGGCCAATCGCGAATGAATTCGCTCCTACGATGATTGCATCAAACCATCCAGCTTCTCGGTCACCTCGTCCACAGTGATGCGTTCCATCACCTGCGGATTCCGTACCCGGGTGCCCCAACGGACCTCGTCCACAGTCTTGCCGGTCTCTTCCTTCAGGGCCCGGGGGTAATGGTTCACACACCATTGGCGCGAGTAATAGGGGCCGGTGCGGTCCGGGTTGGAGCTGGCGTAGAGCCCGATTACCGGGGTGCCGGCGGCGGTGCCCATATGAGCCGGGCCGGAGTCGGGGCAGAGTACGGCCCGGGACCGTCGAATCAGGGCAAAGAGTTGTTTCAGGGAGGTCTGGCCCACCCGATTCACCGGCTTGTGTTGGCAATGGCCCATGATGGCCTCGGCCATGGCCTTTTCCCGCGCCGTGGGTCCGCCGGTGAGTATCGTCTGCAGGCCATGGATTCGGGCGGCGTGATCGATCACCGCCGCATAGCGTTCCGCCCGCCAGTCCCGGAAGTTGTGCGCCCTTTGGCTGGCGCAGGGGCTGATCAGCAGGGCCGGGCGATCATCGGGAATATGCTGCCGGGCGAAAGCCTCATCCGCGGCGGGGACGGGGATATCCCAGCGCGGCTGGCGGATGTCCGCGCCCAGATGGGCGGCGAAGGACAATAGCCCTTCCATGACATGCTGGCGGGGTGTGGCGGGGATGGCTTCATTGGTGAACAGCCACTGGTAATCCCGGGCCCGGGCCCGGTCAAAACCGATCCGTCGCCGGGCCGGGATCAGGCGGCTGGCCACACTGGCGCGCAGGGCAATCTGCATGTGCAAGAGGGCATCAAAGGAGGTCTTGCCAATGGCCGAGCGCAAGGCCCGGTAGCCGGCCCATCCAGCCCTTTTGTCGAAACTGATAAACTCGACGCCTTCAATGTCACCCACCAGGCTTGCTTCCAGGCGGCCGATCACCCAGGTGATGCGGCTGTCGGGGAATTGATCCTGCAGGGCCCGCAAGACCGGGACGGTGTGGCAGACATCACCGATGGCTGACAGTCGCAGCAGGGCAATGCGCTCAAGCACAGCGGCATCAGGGTCGGAAGCATTGGGGGAATGGTTTGCCATGCGTGAAATAGTACTGTCTCAAAGCCGGGTGGAAGGCGATCACATCCTATACGATGCCAGCAGCCTGGACCAGCCAGCACCGAATCACTTCGACCCCGCTTGGTGGCGG encodes the following:
- a CDS encoding glycosyltransferase family 9 protein, which encodes MANHSPNASDPDAAVLERIALLRLSAIGDVCHTVPVLRALQDQFPDSRITWVIGRLEASLVGDIEGVEFISFDKRAGWAGYRALRSAIGKTSFDALLHMQIALRASVASRLIPARRRIGFDRARARDYQWLFTNEAIPATPRQHVMEGLLSFAAHLGADIRQPRWDIPVPAADEAFARQHIPDDRPALLISPCASQRAHNFRDWRAERYAAVIDHAARIHGLQTILTGGPTAREKAMAEAIMGHCQHKPVNRVGQTSLKQLFALIRRSRAVLCPDSGPAHMGTAAGTPVIGLYASSNPDRTGPYYSRQWCVNHYPRALKEETGKTVDEVRWGTRVRNPQVMERITVDEVTEKLDGLMQSS
- a CDS encoding zinc-finger domain-containing protein, encoding MRYEVSREDFPVHCPQPSMSLWNSHPRVYIPVAEQGEARCPYCGALYVLTDR
- a CDS encoding GFA family protein translates to MSTKETCKGACLCGAVRVSATIKSRDIGACHCAMCRQWGGGGPMFAVECEEDVAFEGEDHVALFSSSEWAERGFCRACGTHLFYRLKEGGHYALPVGLLGDDIQWRFTDQIFIDRKPAFYDFSQDTRNLTEQQVFELFAGD
- a CDS encoding carboxymuconolactone decarboxylase family protein; translated protein: MAHMKPLSKDTTPELAEDFAIFEDILGFVPNSLLTMQRRPKMVKGFGELTKAVMDPEGSVDAGFKRLIAHFASRAAGCQYCEAHSLVAAQIKGVPSEKVEAVWAYQTSPHFSEAERVALDFALAAGSVPNAVDAELFARLREHWDEGQIVEILGAVSLYGFLNRWNDSMATDLEDSPKDLGNRVLSPGGWTGGKHVKK
- a CDS encoding VOC family protein is translated as MKEVNIYLNFPGTTEAAFNFYRSIFGGEFMGGIMRFRDFPPMEGMEDWPAMKEEELDLVGHVSLPITEHTTLMGTDMVSNMPGQLVSGNNFQITLETDSAEEAEVLFGKLSEGGRVVMPLSETFWAEQFGACVDPFGVHWQLNYTGSRVMPT